GCCCCGGTAAGCAAGGCCGCCGGCGCCTGCCCGATCGAGGCGGCGCCCAGCAGCAGGTCGGCGACGTCGGAGGGAAGAACGCCCGCGACCAGCAGGGCTATGAGCAGGAGGGGGAAGAAGCCCAGCACCAGGTAGATCTCGAAGCGTTCCAGGGCGTTGTAGACGATCGTAGAGCCGGCGAGCCCGATGTAGGTGATCGCCAGCATCAGCAGCGCCAGCGGCTGCCACGTGATTCCGCGCCCGGTGATCTCGGTGACGATGCCGGCCGTGAACTCGGCAGATTGCGAGGCCCATCCCGGCCAGAAGAACGAGATGAGCGTGGCCGCCAGGAAGAACCAGGGCCAGAAGGCAAAGCGATCCAGACGCGCCATCCCGGCGAAAACCGACTCTCCGGTGGCGATGGTCCAGCGCTCGATCTCGTGGATCACCACGAACTGGGTCAACACTCCCACCCAGAACAGCCACCAGATCTGATAGCCGTTGACCGCGATGAGATTCGGCCAGAGCAGAAACTCTCCTGCTCCCAGCCCCATTCCCAGAGCGATGATGGAGGGCCCGACCAGGTGCGCCAGTCGCGGTACTCGCGGAACTTCGTTCCAGACGCGGTAAGGGGGGCCGTTCCCGCGTACAGGGAAGGGCGGCGCGTCCGGAGCGACGGGCAGGTCTGCTTCCGGCAGTGGTCGGTAAACGCCTTCGCGGTACCGTCGTCCCTCCTCATCGGTGGCAGCAATCTCGCTTTGAGGGAGGTCCGGCGCGCGGAGGGTCTGGCTCATCGACTGACTCCGGGAAGGGGGTTCGTGGCTAGGTCGCGCCCCCATTGTGCTGACGCGACCGGTGCCGCGCAATCCGTCGAACCGTCAGTTAGCCGGTGTTTGGCGCGTTGACTGCGGGGCTGTGGAAGGTCCCTGGTCGAATTCATCGGATAAGGACCGTGACATGTGGAAGCACGTTTTGCTGATAGCCAGTGCCGTAGCCGTATTGGTCGTGACGACGGGTTGCGGGCTCTCGGCGACGAAGAACGAGGATGCAGCGCGGCAAGAACTCGCTCGCCATCGGAGCCTGTGGCAGTCGCAGAAGTTGCAGAACTATCGATACGTGGGCAGACGTACCTGCTTCTGCCCACGCGAGGTAGTGGATCCCGTCGTGGTTGAAGTGCGTGGGGATTCGGTCGCCTCCGCGACTTACCAGCAGACCGGCGAACCCGCCGCGGCTCGCTACGCTGGGCTCTGGCCGACGCTCGAGGGAGTCTTCGGAATCGTCGAGGAGGCGCTCGAGCGGGACGCCGCCAGCGTCCAGGTGGAGTACGATGCCGAACGGGGATATCCGCGTTCGATCACCATCGATTACGTCGAAGGAGCGGTCGACGACGAGCTCCGCTATACCGTGGAGGAGTTCGAACCCCTCCCGTGAGCGAGAGATTTCCCGCGAGCGGGATCCCCGGTCAGCGCGGAGCGCAGGCAGTGAGCAATGCCCGCGCTTCGCGCTTCGCCAGGTCGGTAGGGGAGGCACGCTCCAGCGTTCCTTCGCCGACCGAGAGCATTCCCGCGGTCGCCTCGATGGTGTTCCCCTGAGGATAAGGGCGGGTGTAGACGAAGACGGTGAGCTCGTCGTAACGCGTTCGCTTTCCTCCCGCCAGGCCTACGGTGATCAGGTCGGTGGCCGCGGCCGCGCTCCGCCGCGCAGTCTCGACCAGGCCAGTGATCTCTCGTCGGCCCTGTACCAGGAGGCCAACCGAGTCCTGCAGCTCGACGGTGTAGCCGAGCCGCTTCATCACGTCCACCGCGCACGCGTAGGCGTGGTCCAGGGGCATCGGGGTGCTCCGCGTATAGGAGCGGATGCCGCTGCACGCCGCGACCAAGGCGAGACTGGTGACGAGTGCGAGGCGTTTCATCGAGCGCTCTATCCTCTGGCTAGGCGGAAGGAACTGCGGACTGCGTCAGCTGGAGGAATGAAAGATTGCGTGGAGCGCCCGATCGAGAGTCGGGTGCAGGAACTGGAAACCGGATTCGAGAAGCCGCTTCGGGCGAACCCGCTGGTTTGCGAGGATCGTTCCGATGGCCATCTCGCCATACACGGCCCGGAGGGCTAGCTCCGGTACCACCATCCAGGTCGGGCGGCGCAGCGCACGCCCCAACTCCTCTGTAAACGCGGCGTTGCTGACAGGTTCCGGCGCCACGACGTTGCAGGGGCCGCGGAGCGAGCGATTCTCAAGTGCGAAATGGATCGCGCGGACGGCATCGGGGAGGGAAACCCAGCTCATCCACTGCCGCCCGCTCCCCAGTCGCCCACCCACTCCCAAGCGGAAGGCGGGAAGCATCCGCCGGAGCGCGCCTCCGTGGCTTGCCAGCACGATCCCGAAGCGCGGGTGGACGACTCGGATCCCCGCTTCTCGCGCGGGGGCGGCGGCCTCCTCCCATGCCACGCCGAGTTGGGCCAGGAAGTCGGTGCCGGGCGCACTCTCCTCCTCGAGGATCTCATCGCCCCGATCGGCACCATAATATCCGATCGCCGACCCCGAGACGAGCACCTCCGGCGGTGCTGTCAGCGTGGCCAGGCCCTGCGCGAGCACCCGGGTGCCCCGAACGCGGCTGTCCCAGAGCCGCCGCTTGGCCTGGTCGGTCCAGCGCTGGTCGATCGTCTCGCCCGCGAGATGCACCACCCCGGCGACGCCTTCCAGCGCCTTTGCCTCGAGCTCGCCGGTTTCAGGGTCCCAACGCACCTCGCTCTCATCACGAGGCGGCCGTCGTACCAGGCGCAGGATCCGATACCCTTCCCTGCTCAGCAGCTCAACCAGCGCGCTGCCAAGAAAGCCGCTCGCGCCGGTCACCCCGATGACCGGCCTCCCCTGGCTGCGGGGCTGGGTCTGGTTCACTCGTTCGTCTCCGAGCAGAGCCTATCGTGCCGGAGGATGTTGGTTAGGACCACCCATCCTCAGATCACACCCGCAGATTACCGCCGCCGAAAGACGAGCACTGCAAAGTCCGGAGACCGGTGCCGTCACCAATCCATCTGGACACCAAGCCTCAGCTCCCGACCCGGCAGCGGGTAGCCTCGCACCTCGTAATAGTTCTCGTCGGTCAGGTTGGAGACCGCGGCGGTGAGGCGGTACGGCCCCGCCACCCTCCAGCCTGCCGTGGCGTCCACTACCAGGAACTCGGGATAGCGAACCTGGCCCGGATTGGCGAAATCCGTGAAGTCCGTGTCCAGCCTTTCTCCCACATAGCGACCGCTCACGCGTACGTAGAAGCGCTCGAGGTCGTCGAACTCGACACCGCCCACCAGGGTGAGGTCCGCGACGTTCAGGACGTCTCCGGTGCGACCGTCGGTGGTCTCGCGCGCGGAAAAGATGCGGGTTCCTGAGGCGAAGATCCGCAGCGAGTATGCAAAGCCGCGCCGCGCGCCGAAATCGTAGCTGAATGCCGCCTCCAGGCCGCTCACCTCTCCGCGGTCGGCGTTGGCGTAGGTAGTGATCGCCCGAATGGTGTCGCCGTCCGGGGTGAGCCTCACATCATCGAATGCGACGGGAACCGCCGCGACCCGGTTTCGGACCCGCGTGCGGAAATAGGTGACATCCGCTTCCAGTCCCCTGTCTGCACGCTGGATACCGACGCCGGCGTCCCAGGTGAAGGCGCTCTCCGGATCGAGCTCCGGATTCCCACGGGTGACGGTGACCGACTTCGCCCCGGTGGACGCCTCCGCATACCCGGCGACATTGAACGCGCTGGGCGTGACGAACGATCGTCCGGCGCTTGCGTGCAGGCGGAGGCCGCCTCCCGGCCGGAAAATCAGCCCCCCGCTGGGATTGAAGACGGCATGGGTCTCGGTGTTGCCCCGGACGCGGGAGCCATCGGCCAGCGTCGCGTCTTCGATCTCGAAGGCGATGCGATCGACGCGGCCTCCGAGGGTGGCGACCAACCGATCCTCTCCCACGAGCGGCGCGCGTGCCTCGGCGAACGCGGCGGTGGACCGGACCTCCGCGTCCGCATTGTACGGGCTCGTCGGGGTGCCGGGAGCGCTGAACACCTCGGAGGTGGATCGGGCGGCGGAGTAGTCGACCCCACTGATCAGCGAGATCCTGCCGATCCCCGTTACGTCCTGCAACTGAAAGCCCATCCAACGGTTGGGCGAACGCGACGAGATGAAGGTCGGGTCGTCCGGATCGTTATAGTAGCTCGTGACCTCGCGCGACGCGAAGCCGCGCAGGAGCAGCGAGTGACCCGGCAGCTCACCCGAGAGAGCGAGCGATCCGTCCGTCCTGCGCAGGTCGTTCAGGGAGCGGGTGCTGTAGGCGGTCACGTTGAGGTCACCCGGATTCTCGATGTCCTCTCCCCGGAACAGGTCGGCGCGCCCCTCCAGTCGCCAGGCTGTGGACAGGTCGAATCCAGCCCGGAGGCTTCCGCTGTACGAAATATAGTCGGCGTAGTCGAGCGCGGTGTCACGCACCATCTCGCTGAGGACCGTGGTGGTTCCGTCAGCTAACTGCTTGGTCACCCGATCTCCGCCGAAAAGGCGAGCGTCACCCGTGCGGTAACCCCCCCGCCGGCCCTCGGTTGTCGCGGAGAAGTCGAAGTCGAGGCGCTCGCCGAGGCTGCCGCCCGCGGTCACCGCGCCGCGATAGCTGCCGAAGGTTCCGTAGCCCCCTTCGAGGTGTCCTTGCAGCGGTCCTTCCGATCGGCGGGTGACCACGTTCACCACCCCACCCATGGCGCTGGAGCCGTAGAGGGCGGAGGCCGGGCCCTTGAGGACCTCAACCCGCTCCACGTCGGCCAGGTCGAGTGTCGCGAGGTTGGTGGTTCCCGCCGGGCGACCGTCAATGAGGATGAGGGTGCGCGGGTTGAGCCCGGAATACTGTGGGCGAAAGCCCCGCACCGATACGCCGGACAGCAGCCCCGGGAATTCGATGATGTCGATCGGAGTGGTGCGCTTGAGTACCCCGGCCAGATCTCGCGCCGGCGTGCGTTCTAGGTCGGTGCGAGTGACTACCTCCACCTGTTGCGCGAGAGAGCCGCGCTCCGCTGGTGAGCGGCGTGCTTCGACCGTGATGGCCTCCAGGAGATACGCCGGGAGAGAATCGGACGAGGGTCGCTGCTGGGCGGCAACGGGTCCCGCCAGCAGCAACACGGCGGATGCAAGCAGAGAGCTGAGACCCGGACGGGTGTTCATTGTCGATTCGGGTGTTGAGTCAGGTAGTGAGTCAGTGCCGGGAGAGGGGCGCCACCTGCGGCGCGCCGCAATCGGGGCCCGGGCCGGGATGGGGATCGACCCGCACCGGCCACTGGTAGACCATCTCGACCAGCTCGCGGGTGAGAACGGTGGTCGGCGGTCCGGCCGCGACCAGCGACCCCTGGTGCAGCAGGGCCAGCCGATCTGCGTAGCGCGCGGCGAGGTTGAGGTTGTGGGTGACGATCAGGACGGCGACCCCGTTCCCGGCAAGGCGGCGAAGGAGCTCGAAGATCTCCATCTCGTGCCGGATGTCGAGTGCGACCGTCGGCTCGTCGAGAACGAGGATCTCGGGCTCCTGCGCCAGTGCGCGGGCGATACGCACGCGCTGACGCTCTCCTCCCGAGAGCGTCTGGACCGCACGCGGAGCGAACGTGCTCACGTCACAGAGCTCCATCGCCCGGGCAATGGCGCGGCGATCCGCGTCTCCCTCCGCACGCCAGTGCCCCAGGCGTGGAAAGCGGCCGAGCGCGACCAGGTCCCGCGCGGTGATGGGGAAGGCGATCTCCTCGTGCTGCTGGACCACCCCGACTTTCCGCGCCAGTTCCCGCCGCGGCCACTGGGTGAGGTCGCGGCCCAGGATCTCCACCCGACCCCTATCGGCGCGCAGGGTGCCCAGCAGCAGGCGCAGTAAGGTCGATTTGCCCGATCCGTTCGGTCCCAGCAGGCAGGTAACGCGGCCGAGCTCGACGTGCAGCGCCACGTCGTGCACTGCAGGGGCCGGCGCGTCGGGATAGCCAAAGGTGAGACCCGACACCTCGCAGGCGACCGGCGCGGTGGATCCCGCGGCGGGACGGCTGCCCTCGTCGCTGGACGGCGGCCGCAGAGGAGCGTTGGACGAGGAGGTGGGGGGCGCGGAGCGTGGAGCATGCGACGAGCTCGCGCCCACATCCCGCCGCGCATCCGAGCGCTTCAGCACCCAGAGGAAGAACGGCACTCCCAGGAAGGCGGTGATCACCCCGATGGGAAGCTCGACCGGGGCGGCAACCGTGCGGGCCAACGTGTCGGTGAGGACGAGGAAAGTGGCTCCGAGCAGGGCCGAGGCGGGGATCAGGAAACGATGGCCGCTCCCCCAGAGCATGCGCACGACGTGCGGCACGATCAGTCCGGCGAAGCCGATCACGCCTCCCACGGCCACTGAGGCGGCCGTCAGCAGCGAGGCTACGCCATACGCCAGGTACTTGCTCTGCTCGACGCGAACCCCGAGGTGCGCGGCGGTCTCCTCGCCGATGGACAGCAGGTCCAGCGGTCGGGCGAGGGCGATCAGCACGGCCAACCCAGGTAGGAGGTAGAGAGCCAGGATGGCGGATGCCCCCCAGGTCGCGCCGGACAGGCTCCCCATCATCCAGAAGACCGCGGAGCGGAAGCTCTCCGCATCCGCGAAGGTCAGCGCCAGCAGGATGCAGGCGTTGAAGAAAGCCGCGGCGACCACTCCGGCCAGGAGGAGGATGCGCGTGTCGAGGGTTCTGCCGACCGACACCGCGATGCGGAGCACCAGCAGGATCGCCGCGGCCGCCCCGGCGAAGGCCGCGAGCGGCAGCCCCCAGGCGGTGGCCGCCACACCCAGAACGATGGCGAGCACCGCGCCCAGCGCCGCGCCTCCCGAAACCCCCAGGATGTACGGTTCGGCCAGGGGGTTTCGGAGCAGTGCCTGAAAGGTCGCGCCGCTGGCGGCCAGGGCCGCCCCCACGAGCGCCGCCAGCACTGCCCGGGGAAGGCGGATTTCGCGGACGATGGCAGCCGCGGTCGCGTCTCCACGACCGGTGAGCGCCCGTGCGATCTCACCCGGCTCCAGCGTCACCGCCCCCAGCCGCACCGCCAGCAGGAAGGCGGCGCAGAGCGCAGCCAGCAGCAACAGCAGCCTCGCCGCCGGCTTCATTGTGGTTCCATCAGGCGCTGGAGCTCGCGTCGCAGAACCGCCGCGATCTCCGCGATGCCGGGGCCGGGGCGGCTCACCAGGTCCGCAGGGACCGGCGCCACCCGTCCTTCTCGTACCGCCGCGAGCTCGCGCCACCCGGGTTCGCGTCGCAGCCGCTCGAGCGGCCCTACGGAATCGGACCCCACCGGGAGCAGCACCACGTCGGGATCGGAACGGAGGAGGACCTCCACCGAGAGCGGCGGCCACTCGACCCGGTTTCCCACGCCGAGGTCGGGCAGCTGTCCGCCCGCCACGCCGATCAGCTCGGCCAGGTACGTTCCCGGGCCGGCCACGATGGGCGGATCGATCGAGGCGACGAAGAGAGCGGTGGGGCGTCTTCCGCGGGGAACGGAAGCAGCGATGCTATCCAGCCGGCTCCTGATCGACGAAGCCAGGGCAGCGGCCGCCGAATCGCGCCCGACGAGGGTCCCGAGCCGCTCTATGGTACGGTAGATATCGGTGGTGTCCTGCGTACGGATTGCGAAGACGGGGATGCCGAGCCGCTCGATCTGCGGGCGAATGCCCGAGCCCCCCGCGGTCTCGAAGGCCACCACGAGGTCAGGTTTGAGGGCGAGGATGGCCTCCAGGCTCGGGTCCAGGCCCCCGCCGACGGAGGGAAGGTGCGCGAGGTGGGGCTCGAGGTCGTAGCGGGTGCGCCCGACGACCGTCTCACCCGCGCCGAGTGCGAAGAGGGTCTCGGTGCCGGCGGGCAGGAGGGAGATCACCCGCTCGGCAGGCGTGGGCAGGCGCACCTCCCGTCCCACGTCGTCCACCACCACTACCTGCCAACTGCGCTCCGCTGCGGGTGCGGCGGAGTCTGCGCAGCCGGCGACCGCGAGCAGCAGTCCCAACGCCGTCGTGAGACGGCGGCGAGTCATCCTGGACGAACCAGCAAACAAATTCCCCGTCCTTCCCGGAAAGCCTCGGGTGAACGGGGGAGCGGTGAGGAGGCACGGGCGCGCACAGGCGGTCCCGGTGCCGTATCACCCGCTCCCCTCCCTCGAGGGGGTTCACGCGGGAGCGAACGGGGCCGGTCTCCTGGCTCGAGGCAGCTTCGCTCGCCTTCCCAATCCGGGTTTCTCCCGAACCAGTGGCTTGTGGTGGAGAAGGGCTCTCCACCTGAGCGGGCCGTGCCGGCTTGCGCCGGGCCTCTTACAGTGGCGGGGCCGCGCCGGACTTTCACCGGCTTCCGAAAGGCCCCGTTCGCTTTCTTGTGAGAGGGAAGCTAAGCCCGGCGCAGCCGGCGGGCAAGCGCCCCGACACTCCGATTATCCGCCGCGTCGCCAGTCGGTCGCTTGCGCTCGGCCGTCGCGCCGGAGAGCTTTGCGGTCGTTCAGAATTCTCTCCTCAGCCCGAAGCATGCCGATCCGTCTTCTCCGTTCTCTGGCGCTTGCCTGCCTCCTCGTAACCCCCGCTGCCAACGCGTTTGCGCAGGAGCTGGAGTCTCCCCCGTCCCCCGCGTCCGTGCTCGGGCACAGGGTGGGGGAGAGCGGTTGGCTCGCCGAATGGGCCGAGATCGTCGCCTACTTCGAGCGGCTGGACGCGGCGTCTCCGCGCCTGGAGCTGCGTCCGATCGGGGAAAGCGTGCGTGGTCGGCCGATGATCATGGCGGTGATCACCTCGGTCGAGAACCACCGGCGCCTCGAGGAGATCCGAGCCGCACAGGCCCGCCTGGCCGATCCGCGCACGCTGCCGCTAGCCGAGCTCGACCGTCTGGCCAACACCCAGCCCGCCGTCGTGTTCATCGGCGCCTCGCTGCACGGCAACGAGATCATGGGCACCCAGATGGCCATGGAGCTCGCCCATTCGTTGGTGACGGACAGCACCCTGGTCCGCGCCCTGGACGATGTGGTCGTGCTGCTGGTGCCGGGGATGAACCCGGACGGGCTCGACATCACGCGCGACTGGTGGCTCCGCACCCGCGGAACAGAGTACGCACGATCGCCGATGCCGTGGCTGTACCACCACTACACCGGCCACGACAACAACCGCGATTTCTTCATGGTCACGCAGCCGGAGACGGAGGCGGTGACCCGCGTGCTCTACCGGGAGTGGTTTCCGGAGGTCGTCTACGACGTCCACCAGATGGGCAGCGATGGATCCCGCTTCTTCGTTCCCCCCTTCGACGACCCGCTCAATCCGAACATCGACCCGCTGCTCGTTCGGTTGACGAACCTGGTTGGTGTGCAGATGGCGCTCGACCTCTCCGAAGCGGGCAAAACCGGAGTCAGCCATGGCGAACGCTACGACCTCTGGTGGCACGGAGGAGCGCGCACCGTGCCCGCCCGCCACAACATGGTGGGGATCCTGACCGAGGCGGCCAGCGCGCAGTACGGCGATCCGATTCGTCAAAATCCCTCCGAGCTCTCCCAGCCCCAGCGCGGGTCCCTCTACCCCGAACCCTGGCCGGGAGGCGAGTGGACGCCACGCGACATCGTCGAGTACGAGCTGGTGGCGGCGACCTCGCTGGTGCGGCTGCTGGCGCGCGAACGCGAGCGCTTCGTGCGCGACTTCGCTCGCCTGGCCATGCGCCAGGTGGAGCTGGGAACGGCGGGAGATCCGTTCGCCTTCATCATCCCTGCGGGGCAGCGCGACCCCGGCTCGGCAGCGGAGATGCTGCGGGTGCTCAGGCGCGGCGGCGTGGAAGTGCACCGCACCCAGGGCGAGCTGCGGGCAGGAGGGAGGGTCTTTCCGGCGGGCTCGCACGTGGTGTTGATGGCGCAGCCCTATCGCGCTCACGCGAAGGACCTGCTCGAGGCCCAGTCCTACCCCGATCTGCGACTCTATCCCACAGGCCCCCCGCAGCCCCCATACGACCTCTCGGGCTGGACGCTCCCGATGCAGATGGGCGTGGAGGTGGTCGAGGTCACGGAACCTTTTCCCACCGCCGGCCTGAGCCGGGTGGACAGCATCGAGACCCCACCGGCAAGGCTGCGCGGTGAAGGAAGATACCTTGCTCTGGATCCACGCCTGAACGCCACCCATCGCGCGGTACACGAGGTGCTCGGCTCAGCTTCCGGTGGGAGAGTGGTGTTTTCCTCCGCGCCCATAGATGCGGGGGATGAGGAGTGGCCGGCGGGGACACCGGTCGTCACCGGGCTTCCCGACCTCTCACGGCGCGCGGAGCGATGGGTCCACGAATGGGGGATCGAGGCGGCCGCGCTTCCGGAGCTGCCCGACGGGCGTGAGCTGCGTCGGCTCAGGGTCGGTCTCTACCGCCCGTGGGTCGCCTCCGCCGATGAGGGCTGGACGCGATGGGTGTTTGAGCGCTGGGGCGTGCCCTTCGATTCATTGCGGGACCGGGAGGTGCGTGGCGGCGGGCTGCGAGACCGGTTCGACGTGATCGTGGTGCCGGATATCTCCTATCGCGACCTCATGCGGGGGCTGGATCCCGCACGCAGCCCCGCCGCCTACGCGGGTGGGATCGGCGAGGAGGGGGCATTGTCACTCGCGGAATTCGTGCGCAGCGGTGGCACGCTGGTGCTGCTCGACTCCTCCTGCGAGTTCGCCATCCAGGAGCTTCGTTTGCCGGTGCGGGACGTCACCCAGGAGCTGACGGGTAATGAGGCGGAGCAATGGTATGCGCCAGGCTCCCTGCTGCGGGTACAGTGGGACACCTCTCACCCCCTGGCCGCAGGCATGCCGGACGAGAGCGCCGTGTTCTACAGCCGGAGCCCGGTTTTCGAGGTGGACGAAGGAACATCCGGCGTGCGGGTCGTGGGGCGCTATCCGCCAGAGGACCTGCTGTTGAGCGGCTATGCCCAGGGAGAGGAGCAGGTGGCTGGGAAAGCAGCGCTGGTCGAAGCCAGGTTGGGAGAGGGGCGTGTGGTGCTCTTCGGCTTCCGGCCCCAGCATCGTGCTCAGACCCACGAGACCTTCAAGCTCCTGTTCAACGCCCTCTACCTTCGCTGAGGCGCGAGCTCGCTCGTTCGCTGAGCGGACCGCCCGTACCTTCCTGCGCCCTTGCCCGCCGTTGGCTTCGGCGGGCAAGTTGCCTTCCGGCATCACGGTCGCCGGGCTAAGCGGCAAACGTCCTCTGGCCTGAACTCTGCCGTGGCCTGTTGACCGAGTGCGCGTTCCGCCCAACTCCCACCTTCTCCCCGGACATGAACGACACGCTGGCGGTCATCCTCGGCGGCGGAGCCGGCACCCGGCTCTTCCCGCTCACCGTTGATCGTGCCAAACCGGCCGTCCCTCTGGCCGGCAAATACCGGTTGGTAGACGTGCCCATCTCCAACTGCATCAACTCGGAGCTGTACCGCATATTCGTTCTTACGCAGTACAACTCCGCGAGCCTGAACAATCACATCGCGCGCTCCTACGTCTTCGACCGGGTACGCGGTGGCTTCGTCACCCTGCTCGCCGCCGAGCAGACGGCGTCGTCCGAGCTCTGGTACCAGGGCACTGCCGACGCCGTCCGGCGCTCCATCCCCCATATCACCAACTTCCCGCATCGCTACGTCATCATTCTCTCCGGCGACCAGCTCTATCGGATGGACTATCGCAACATTCTGGAGCATCACAAGCAGACGGAAGCGGAGATCACGATCGCGGTGACTCCGGTTCGCGCCGAAGAGGCCCCCGGCTTCGGGATCTTGAAGACGGACGACACGCACCGCATCACCGAGTTCTACGAAAAGCCCAGGATCGATGACCTGGCGGGCAAGGAGAGCCCGGTCAGCGAAGAGCTGCGGGAGGCTGGACGGATCTACCTGGCCTCGATGGGCATCTATGTCTTCAACACGGAAGCGCTGCAGGAGGAGCTGGACGCCAATCCGGAGGATCACGATTTCGGTAAGCAGATCATCCCCGGGGCGATCCATTCCAGGAGGGTCTACGCCTACCCGTTCACCGAGTACTGGAACGACATCGGAACGGTGCGCTCGTTCTTCGAGACGAACATCATGCTGGCGCAGCCCCAGCCGGAGTTCAACCTGTACGACGCCAACATGCCGCTCTACACCAACGAGCGCATGCTCCCGCCGGTGAAGATCAGCAACTCCCGCATCGAGCACGCGATCATCGGCGAGGGGGCGGTGATCGTCGACAGCGACATCTCCGACTCGGTGATCGGGCTGCGCACCTACATCGCCGGAGGCACCCGCATCCGCCGCACGGTCACGCTGGGGTCCGACTACTATCCCTGGCAGGATCCATCCGAGCGCAACCCTGTCCAGGGACCCATTCGCCCGGGAATCGGCGAGGGATCGGTGATCGAGGAGGCGATCGTGGACCGCAACGCGTCGGTGGGCCGCGGCTGCGTCATCACCAACCAGCAGCGAATCCAGGAGGGAGAGGGCCCCGGCTTCTACATCCGCGACGGGATCGTGGTGATCCTCAAGAACGCGGAGATCCCGGACGGGACCGTCATCTGAGCGCCGGCGACCACGATGCGCATCTCGTTCTTCACCAACGAGTACCCGCCCAACGTCTATGGCGGGGCCGGCGTGCATGTCGAATACCTCTCGCGCGAGCTGGCGCGCCTGGAGGATGGGGCGCACCAGATCGACGTGTTCTCCTTCGGCGAGCAGGACGAGCAAAAGGGCAATCTGCGGGTACGTGGCATCCGCGCACCCGCCGAGCTGACGGCGCAGGACCCCCGCCACGCCCGACTACTCGATGCGCTGATGCGGGACCTGGCGATGGTGGGCGCGGTCGAGTCGCCGGACATCGTGCACTGCCACACCTGGTATTCGCACCTGGCCGGCTGTCTCGCCCGGCCGCTCACCGGCGCGAAGCTCGTCCTGACTACCCACTCTCTGGAGCCGCACCGCCCCTGGAAGGTCGAGCAGCTCGGCAGCGCGTACTACGCCACCACCTGGATCGAGAAGACGGCCTACCAGAACGCGGACGGCGTGATCGCGGTCTCCGAGGCGATGAAGGATGACGTCCAGGAGCTCTACGGGGTGGAGCCGGATCGAATCCGCGTCATCCACAACGGCATCGACCCGGACGAGTACCGGCCGCGGCCGTCCGAGGCGGTGCTGAGACGACTCGGCGTCGATCCCGCGATCCCGATCGTCCTGTTCGTGGGGCGCATCACCCGCCAGAAAGGAATCCTCCACCTGGTCCGGGCGCTGCCGCTGCTGCGCGGGGACGCGCAGGTGGTCCTCTGCGCGGGCGCGCCGGACACGCCGGAGATCGCTGAGGAGATGCGGTCACTGGTGGAGCAGGCGCGGCGGACGAGCGCGGTGCCGATCGTGTGGCTTCCCGAGATGTTGCCGAAGGAGGACGTGATCGCGCTCTACAGCCACGCCGCCGTCTTCGTCTGCCCCTCG
This genomic interval from Longimicrobiaceae bacterium contains the following:
- a CDS encoding M14 metallopeptidase family protein, producing MPIRLLRSLALACLLVTPAANAFAQELESPPSPASVLGHRVGESGWLAEWAEIVAYFERLDAASPRLELRPIGESVRGRPMIMAVITSVENHRRLEEIRAAQARLADPRTLPLAELDRLANTQPAVVFIGASLHGNEIMGTQMAMELAHSLVTDSTLVRALDDVVVLLVPGMNPDGLDITRDWWLRTRGTEYARSPMPWLYHHYTGHDNNRDFFMVTQPETEAVTRVLYREWFPEVVYDVHQMGSDGSRFFVPPFDDPLNPNIDPLLVRLTNLVGVQMALDLSEAGKTGVSHGERYDLWWHGGARTVPARHNMVGILTEAASAQYGDPIRQNPSELSQPQRGSLYPEPWPGGEWTPRDIVEYELVAATSLVRLLARERERFVRDFARLAMRQVELGTAGDPFAFIIPAGQRDPGSAAEMLRVLRRGGVEVHRTQGELRAGGRVFPAGSHVVLMAQPYRAHAKDLLEAQSYPDLRLYPTGPPQPPYDLSGWTLPMQMGVEVVEVTEPFPTAGLSRVDSIETPPARLRGEGRYLALDPRLNATHRAVHEVLGSASGGRVVFSSAPIDAGDEEWPAGTPVVTGLPDLSRRAERWVHEWGIEAAALPELPDGRELRRLRVGLYRPWVASADEGWTRWVFERWGVPFDSLRDREVRGGGLRDRFDVIVVPDISYRDLMRGLDPARSPAAYAGGIGEEGALSLAEFVRSGGTLVLLDSSCEFAIQELRLPVRDVTQELTGNEAEQWYAPGSLLRVQWDTSHPLAAGMPDESAVFYSRSPVFEVDEGTSGVRVVGRYPPEDLLLSGYAQGEEQVAGKAALVEARLGEGRVVLFGFRPQHRAQTHETFKLLFNALYLR
- a CDS encoding glucose-1-phosphate adenylyltransferase, translated to MTECAFRPTPTFSPDMNDTLAVILGGGAGTRLFPLTVDRAKPAVPLAGKYRLVDVPISNCINSELYRIFVLTQYNSASLNNHIARSYVFDRVRGGFVTLLAAEQTASSELWYQGTADAVRRSIPHITNFPHRYVIILSGDQLYRMDYRNILEHHKQTEAEITIAVTPVRAEEAPGFGILKTDDTHRITEFYEKPRIDDLAGKESPVSEELREAGRIYLASMGIYVFNTEALQEELDANPEDHDFGKQIIPGAIHSRRVYAYPFTEYWNDIGTVRSFFETNIMLAQPQPEFNLYDANMPLYTNERMLPPVKISNSRIEHAIIGEGAVIVDSDISDSVIGLRTYIAGGTRIRRTVTLGSDYYPWQDPSERNPVQGPIRPGIGEGSVIEEAIVDRNASVGRGCVITNQQRIQEGEGPGFYIRDGIVVILKNAEIPDGTVI
- the glgA gene encoding glycogen synthase → MRISFFTNEYPPNVYGGAGVHVEYLSRELARLEDGAHQIDVFSFGEQDEQKGNLRVRGIRAPAELTAQDPRHARLLDALMRDLAMVGAVESPDIVHCHTWYSHLAGCLARPLTGAKLVLTTHSLEPHRPWKVEQLGSAYYATTWIEKTAYQNADGVIAVSEAMKDDVQELYGVEPDRIRVIHNGIDPDEYRPRPSEAVLRRLGVDPAIPIVLFVGRITRQKGILHLVRALPLLRGDAQVVLCAGAPDTPEIAEEMRSLVEQARRTSAVPIVWLPEMLPKEDVIALYSHAAVFVCPSVYEPFGIINLEAMACGTPVVASAVGGIPEIVVDGETGLLVPLQADDSGTFEPRDPHAFSEALASAVNTLMDDPARRARMGAAARERVLEKFSWSAIAAETLAFYRDLIEGR